The genomic interval GCGCCTACCTCGCTGCACCTGGACGCATGCTCTTCTCCGATCAAATCATAGGTGAGCGTTTTGCCTTCCAAGAGCACCGCCGCCACCGCGGCTTCCACCTTACTTGCTGCGCGAGCGAGCCGGTCATCTCCGTGCCGAGCCGCCAACCACTCCAACATCATCTGCATAGCGAGAATTGCCGCCAACGGGTTGGCTTTGTCTTTGCCGGCATGCTTGGGAGCGCTGCCGTGAATCGGTTCGAACATAGCGTGTTCATCGCCGATATTCCCGCCCACCGCCAATCCCAACCCGCCCGCCGTTGTAGCGCCGTTGTCGCTGACGATGTCTCCTACCAGGTTCGGAGCCACGGCGACGTCGAACCATTCAGGGCTGCGAATTTGCCACTGACAGAACGCGTCCACATAAGCGTAGTCCATGGTGATGTCAGGAAACTCGCGTTCGCCGACCTCTCGAAATATGTCGCGAAAGAACCGGTGCGCGCCGATGATATTCGATTTGTCGACGCAGGTCACTTTCATTTGCTTGTTGCGGCGGCGCGCGAGATTGAAGGCATAGCGCACGACCCGCTCAGTTGCCCGCCGGGTTATCCGTATCGGCGTGACTCGGCCGTCTTCGATTGCTTCGACCTCTCCGGTATAAGCATCCTCGGTGTTCTCTCGGATGACGACGTAGTCAACTTTCCCCGGCTCCCAAACCTGAATGAGCTTGCCGTGAATCTTGTGTTTGACGCCAGGGTAGAGTTTTACAGGACGGACGTTTGCGTA from Acidobacteriota bacterium carries:
- a CDS encoding isocitrate/isopropylmalate family dehydrogenase, whose translation is MAKQSYYIVALPGDGIGTEVLACALRVLSVVGALFHVDFKVEEIPCGGHYYVEHETEWPEGSFEKCQAADAILLGAVGHEVDGKTIFTKPGKPYPEPQLAGFAQVIGNRKKLDLYANVRPVKLYPGVKHKIHGKLIQVWEPGKVDYVVIRENTEDAYTGEVEAIEDGRVTPIRITRRATERVVRYAFNLARRRNKQMKVTCVDKSNIIGAHRFFRDIFREVGEREFPDITMDYAYVDAFCQWQIRSPEWFDVAVAPNLVGDIVSDNGATTAGGLGLAVGGNIGDEHAMFEPIHGSAPKHAGKDKANPLAAILAMQMMLEWLAARHGDDRLARAASKVEAAVAAVLLEGKTLTYDLIGEEHASRCSEVGAAVEQKLRSIV